The Blattabacterium cuenoti genome includes a region encoding these proteins:
- a CDS encoding TrmH family RNA methyltransferase, translated as MAIKGNFFPKKIFICEKIFTEYSMIESYHSITFLIGMKIFKKLAYRKNSGGIIALFREESSIDHKLKNEKITDNFLILILDGIEKPGNIGAILRTADAAGVNIIILCNMKTYIYNSNVIRCSLGSVFTRKIFIEKIESIISWLQENKVKIVVTGFCNHKKAKNLYKTKLSDSNLAIVFGSENKGISNIWLKKANEIITIPMFGNVDSLNVSHAVSIIMYEMIRQKNYAVYL; from the coding sequence ATGGCTATAAAAGGCAATTTTTTTCCAAAAAAAATATTTATATGCGAAAAAATATTCACAGAATATAGTATGATTGAATCATACCATTCTATTACTTTTTTGATCGGTATGAAAATTTTTAAAAAATTAGCATATAGAAAGAATTCAGGTGGAATTATTGCTTTATTTAGAGAAGAATCATCGATAGATCATAAACTAAAAAACGAAAAAATAACTGATAATTTTTTAATCCTTATATTAGATGGAATCGAAAAACCTGGTAACATAGGAGCCATATTAAGAACAGCTGATGCTGCAGGTGTTAATATTATTATATTATGTAATATGAAAACTTACATTTATAATTCTAATGTTATCAGATGCAGTTTAGGAAGTGTTTTTACAAGGAAAATTTTTATAGAAAAAATAGAATCGATCATTTCTTGGTTACAAGAAAATAAAGTAAAAATTGTAGTAACAGGATTTTGTAATCATAAAAAAGCTAAAAATTTATATAAAACTAAACTGAGTGATTCAAATTTAGCCATTGTTTTCGGTTCAGAAAATAAAGGAATATCTAATATTTGGTTAAAAAAAGCAAATGAAATTATAACTATTCCTATGTTTGGAAATGTGGATTCATTAAATGTCAGTCATGCTGTGTCTATAATAATGTATGAGATGATTAGACAAAAAAATTATGCTGTTTATTTATAA